The following are encoded together in the Herpetosiphonaceae bacterium genome:
- a CDS encoding LysR family transcriptional regulator: MILDLPKLRIFAAVARTGSFTRAADELDLRQPTVSQQIQVLERSLRTPLFERLGRRVQLTPAGAALLPYAERLLALATEAETATREAAGLSARTLRLGAGNTLATYVLPDLLARLRWERPDVVVQVQVGNTEQLIAAVVDNRVELAVVGAPLSHPALEIHAFLRDDLVMIMPPDDEWAERRAIGLAELQSRTLLLREEGSALQAAVTELLRERGIVPERMITLGNLEAIKRCVEAGLGVSVVPELAVRREVANDMLRALPLADVQLRRTFNYVYSRDRTLSPVAQVFIELLEKPFE; encoded by the coding sequence ATGATCCTCGATCTGCCGAAGCTGCGCATCTTCGCCGCCGTGGCTCGCACGGGATCATTTACCCGCGCCGCAGACGAGCTTGATCTGCGCCAGCCGACGGTTAGCCAGCAGATTCAGGTTTTAGAGCGCAGCCTGCGCACGCCGCTGTTCGAGCGGCTGGGCCGCCGCGTGCAGTTGACACCCGCCGGAGCCGCGCTGCTGCCCTACGCCGAGCGGCTGCTGGCGCTGGCGACCGAGGCAGAGACGGCCACGCGCGAGGCGGCGGGGCTATCGGCCCGAACGCTGCGGCTGGGCGCGGGCAACACCTTAGCGACCTACGTCCTGCCCGATCTGCTGGCGCGGCTGCGCTGGGAGCGGCCCGATGTGGTGGTGCAGGTCCAGGTCGGCAACACCGAGCAACTGATCGCCGCCGTCGTGGACAACCGCGTCGAGCTAGCGGTCGTCGGCGCGCCGCTCAGCCATCCGGCGCTGGAGATCCATGCGTTTCTCCGCGATGATCTGGTGATGATCATGCCGCCCGACGACGAGTGGGCCGAGCGGCGCGCGATCGGCCTGGCCGAGCTGCAATCGAGGACGCTGCTGCTGCGCGAAGAAGGATCGGCGCTTCAGGCTGCCGTAACAGAGCTGCTGCGCGAGCGCGGGATCGTGCCTGAGCGAATGATTACGCTCGGCAACCTTGAGGCGATCAAGCGCTGCGTCGAGGCTGGCCTGGGTGTGTCGGTGGTGCCTGAGCTGGCGGTCCGCCGCGAGGTCGCCAACGATATGCTGCGGGCGCTGCCACTGGCCGATGTTCAGCTTCGGCGGACGTTCAACTACGTCTACAGCCGCGACCGCACGCTCTCGCCCGTGGCGCAGGTCTTTATCGAATTGCTCGAAAAGCCCTTCGAGTAG
- a CDS encoding CBS domain-containing protein, protein MTKTIKQLLQTKGHDVWSITSVASVFDAIRVMSDKGVGALPVVDAGKLVGIISERDYARKVILQGKSSRDTPVSAIMTAKVYYIRAEQSIEEGMALMTDKRIRHLPVFENDQMIGIVSIGDLVREIISNQEFLIGQLENYITGG, encoded by the coding sequence ATGACGAAAACCATCAAGCAGCTTTTGCAGACCAAAGGACACGATGTTTGGTCGATCACGTCGGTTGCCTCAGTCTTCGATGCGATCAGGGTGATGTCCGACAAAGGCGTTGGCGCGCTGCCCGTTGTGGACGCAGGAAAGCTGGTTGGGATCATCTCGGAGCGCGACTATGCGCGCAAGGTCATTCTTCAGGGCAAATCCTCCAGAGATACCCCGGTCAGCGCGATTATGACCGCCAAGGTCTACTACATTCGCGCCGAACAGTCGATCGAGGAGGGCATGGCGCTGATGACCGATAAGCGTATCCGGCATCTGCCTGTCTTCGAGAACGACCAGATGATCGGCATCGTGTCGATCGGCGATCTGGTCCGCGAGATTATCTCGAATCAGGAATTTTTGATCGGACAGCTTGAGAACTACATCACCGGCGGCTAA
- a CDS encoding carboxymuconolactone decarboxylase family protein, protein MPRIEPPRAEEITPEAHAVWEAFYHKRGSVPNMFRTLSLRPDMARATAACMDAILGTGTVELRLKEMVAVRVSQLNTCAY, encoded by the coding sequence ATGCCACGTATCGAGCCGCCACGCGCCGAAGAGATAACGCCTGAGGCACACGCTGTCTGGGAGGCGTTTTACCATAAACGGGGCAGCGTGCCCAACATGTTCCGCACGCTGTCGCTGCGTCCCGACATGGCGCGGGCGACCGCCGCGTGCATGGATGCGATCCTGGGCACCGGAACCGTCGAGCTGCGGCTCAAGGAGATGGTCGCGGTGCGCGTCAGCCAGCTCAATACCTGCGCCTATTGA
- a CDS encoding STAS domain-containing protein yields MAFLEDALEVTSRRHGNVTVIDIKGDVTTFADAKITEAYTGATEAGAQQLVLNFHHSNYINSAGIAILIRIVTSCGRNGQKLAMSGLNEHFQKIFRMVGLSQYADIYETEEQAVAALSG; encoded by the coding sequence ATGGCTTTTTTAGAGGATGCGTTAGAAGTAACCAGTCGTCGCCACGGCAATGTAACAGTGATTGACATCAAAGGCGATGTGACGACGTTCGCCGATGCCAAGATTACTGAGGCATACACCGGGGCGACGGAGGCAGGCGCGCAGCAGCTTGTGCTCAATTTTCATCACAGCAACTACATCAACAGCGCAGGCATCGCGATCCTGATTCGGATCGTGACGAGCTGTGGTCGGAATGGGCAAAAGCTGGCGATGAGCGGCCTCAACGAGCATTTCCAGAAGATCTTTCGGATGGTCGGGCTTTCGCAGTACGCCGACATCTACGAGACTGAGGAGCAGGCCGTCGCGGCGCTGAGCGGCTAG
- a CDS encoding M20/M25/M40 family metallo-hydrolase has protein sequence MSQSVAPGTIDWQAVDDEVIDHLRALLRLDTRNPPGNEIRAAEYIRDALDREGIPYEIVGPSPDRATIVARLKGDGSEQPLLLMSHTDVVAVEPDKWTHDPFAADIDDGFIYARGALDMKHMVTMELMTMLLLKRSGLPLKRDVIYMAAADEEVGGHQGAGWVVRNRPDLIQAEYALNEGGGAGTEINGRRYYTVQTAEKGTARFKLRVRGTPGHGSVPHDDNAVLKLAEALIKLRRQPLPVHFTASLRGFIEGVAGVQPADVAEALRAVLADEAQADAAIDALPFDQSFKLRLKATIRNSISPTMLSAGSQINVIPSVAEAGIDGRILPGWTHAAFEQELRAIVGDEVEIAWLDPQTALEADPQSPLFDVIAAVLREHDPEATPIPTLLTGATDAKHVAHLGTKIYGFAPSLYEGPSEWNRIHGHDERVSVRSIRWGTRVLYEIVERFARA, from the coding sequence ATGTCTCAGTCTGTAGCGCCCGGCACGATCGACTGGCAGGCGGTCGACGACGAGGTGATCGACCATCTGCGCGCGCTTCTTCGGCTCGATACCCGCAATCCCCCAGGCAACGAGATCCGCGCCGCCGAATATATCCGCGATGCGCTGGATCGGGAGGGTATTCCGTACGAGATCGTCGGCCCCAGCCCGGATCGGGCGACGATCGTGGCGCGGCTCAAGGGCGATGGCTCGGAGCAGCCGCTGCTGCTGATGTCGCACACCGACGTGGTGGCGGTAGAGCCAGACAAGTGGACGCACGACCCGTTTGCCGCCGACATCGACGACGGCTTCATCTACGCGCGCGGCGCGCTCGATATGAAGCACATGGTGACGATGGAGCTGATGACGATGCTGCTGCTGAAGCGTTCGGGCCTGCCGCTCAAGCGCGATGTGATCTACATGGCGGCGGCGGACGAGGAGGTCGGCGGTCATCAGGGGGCGGGCTGGGTCGTTCGCAACCGGCCCGATCTGATCCAGGCCGAGTACGCGCTGAACGAGGGCGGCGGCGCGGGCACCGAGATCAACGGGCGGCGCTACTACACCGTGCAGACCGCCGAAAAAGGCACGGCGCGCTTCAAGCTGCGGGTGCGGGGCACGCCCGGCCACGGCTCCGTGCCGCACGACGACAACGCCGTGCTCAAGCTGGCCGAGGCGCTGATCAAGCTGCGCCGCCAGCCCTTGCCGGTCCACTTCACCGCCTCGCTGCGCGGCTTCATCGAAGGCGTTGCCGGCGTGCAACCTGCGGATGTGGCCGAGGCGCTGCGGGCGGTGCTCGCCGATGAGGCGCAGGCCGACGCGGCGATCGATGCGCTGCCCTTCGACCAGTCGTTCAAGCTGCGGCTGAAGGCGACGATCCGTAACTCGATCTCGCCGACGATGCTCAGCGCAGGATCGCAGATCAACGTGATCCCGTCGGTGGCCGAGGCCGGGATCGATGGACGGATTTTGCCGGGCTGGACCCACGCAGCCTTCGAGCAAGAGCTGCGCGCAATCGTCGGCGATGAGGTCGAGATCGCGTGGCTGGACCCGCAGACGGCCCTGGAGGCCGATCCGCAATCGCCGCTGTTCGATGTGATCGCCGCCGTCCTGCGGGAGCACGATCCTGAGGCGACGCCGATCCCCACGCTGCTGACTGGCGCGACAGACGCGAAGCATGTCGCGCACCTTGGCACCAAAATCTATGGCTTTGCGCCGAGCCTGTACGAAGGGCCGTCCGAGTGGAATCGGATTCACGGCCACGATGAGCGCGTGAGCGTGCGCTCGATCCGGTGGGGCACGCGCGTGCTCTACGAGATCGTCGAGCGCTTCGCCAGGGCATAG
- a CDS encoding bifunctional 5,10-methylenetetrahydrofolate dehydrogenase/5,10-methenyltetrahydrofolate cyclohydrolase — MALILDGTAVAAALRDELRADRERLGQHNLTPRLDVVQIAGDAASDWYVRAIRRACQQVGIAFELVQLPADATQQALVAQIHALNAQPETHGIIVQVPLPKHLSADEVIAAIDPSKDVDGQHPLSLGRLAMGLPAFVPNTPAGGMELLRRYNIPIAGKHAVVIGRSNIVGKPMALLLLQEHATVTIGHSRTPDLAAILRDADIVVVAVGKPGIVHGSMLKPGAVVIDFGINEVGPKTIVGDVDYASAVEVAGAITPVPGGTGPVTNMMLLRNVISAAEQSLGM, encoded by the coding sequence ATGGCACTTATTCTCGACGGCACCGCTGTCGCCGCCGCACTCCGCGACGAGCTGCGCGCCGATAGAGAGCGGCTCGGCCAGCACAACCTCACGCCCCGGCTGGATGTGGTCCAGATCGCAGGCGATGCCGCCTCCGACTGGTACGTTCGCGCGATCAGGCGCGCCTGCCAGCAGGTAGGGATTGCCTTTGAGCTCGTCCAGTTGCCCGCCGATGCCACGCAGCAGGCGCTCGTGGCGCAGATCCACGCGCTGAACGCGCAGCCGGAGACGCACGGCATCATCGTGCAGGTGCCGCTGCCCAAACACCTCAGCGCCGACGAAGTTATCGCTGCGATCGATCCGAGCAAGGACGTGGACGGCCAGCATCCGCTGAGCCTGGGGCGGCTTGCGATGGGCCTGCCCGCGTTCGTGCCCAACACTCCGGCGGGCGGCATGGAGCTGCTGCGGCGCTACAACATTCCGATCGCAGGCAAACATGCGGTGGTGATCGGGCGCTCGAACATCGTCGGCAAGCCCATGGCGCTGCTGCTGCTTCAGGAGCATGCGACCGTCACGATCGGCCACTCGCGCACGCCCGATCTGGCCGCGATCTTGCGCGACGCCGACATCGTCGTCGTGGCGGTCGGCAAGCCCGGTATCGTCCACGGCTCGATGCTCAAGCCCGGCGCGGTGGTGATCGACTTCGGGATCAACGAGGTTGGGCCAAAGACGATCGTCGGCGACGTGGACTACGCGAGCGCCGTAGAGGTCGCGGGCGCGATCACACCGGTTCCGGGCGGCACCGGCCCTGTCACCAACATGATGCTGCTGCGGAACGTGATCAGCGCCGCAGAGCAGAGCTTGGGAATGTAG
- a CDS encoding aminotransferase class I/II-fold pyridoxal phosphate-dependent enzyme translates to MALLSQRVQAVPPSGIRRFFDIAATMKEVISLGIGEPDFVTPDVIREAGIRSIQEGYTAYTSNSGLLELRQALAAHLKQLYGVEYDPEHELLITVGVSEAMQNAMLALIDPGDEVIIPEPSFVAYGPSVVFAGGVPVYVPTRVEDNFQVTGATIEAAITPRSKGILIGYPNNPTGAVMSRERLQEVAEVAARHDLLVFSDEIYDRLVYGVQHTCFAALPGMHERTILLGGFSKAYAMTGWRLGYLAAPETITAAVRKIHQYAIMSAPTMSQHAALAALQIPEAEAEVKRMIAEYDRRRQVIVSGFNRIGLPTFEPQGAFYAFPRVDHLGLTSEEFAERLLTEQHVAVIPGDAFGPSGRGFVRACYATSMDQIEEALDRIERFVSVLA, encoded by the coding sequence ATGGCGCTGCTTTCTCAGCGTGTCCAGGCAGTACCGCCGTCCGGTATTCGCCGCTTTTTTGATATTGCCGCCACGATGAAGGAGGTCATCTCGCTCGGCATCGGCGAGCCCGATTTCGTCACGCCCGACGTGATCCGCGAGGCCGGGATTCGCTCGATCCAGGAGGGCTACACCGCCTATACCTCGAACTCCGGGCTGCTCGAACTGCGGCAGGCGCTCGCGGCGCATCTCAAGCAGCTCTACGGCGTCGAGTACGATCCTGAGCACGAGTTGCTGATCACCGTGGGCGTGAGCGAGGCGATGCAAAACGCGATGCTGGCGCTGATCGATCCCGGCGATGAGGTGATCATCCCTGAGCCGAGCTTCGTCGCGTACGGCCCCAGCGTGGTCTTTGCCGGCGGCGTGCCGGTGTACGTGCCGACGCGCGTTGAGGATAACTTCCAGGTGACGGGCGCGACGATCGAGGCCGCGATCACGCCGCGCAGCAAGGGCATTTTGATCGGCTATCCCAACAATCCCACCGGCGCGGTGATGAGCCGCGAGCGGCTGCAAGAGGTGGCCGAGGTAGCCGCGCGACACGATCTGCTGGTCTTCTCCGACGAGATCTACGATCGGCTGGTCTACGGCGTGCAGCATACCTGCTTTGCCGCGCTGCCAGGCATGCACGAGCGCACGATCCTGCTGGGCGGCTTCAGCAAAGCCTATGCGATGACCGGCTGGCGGCTGGGCTACCTGGCCGCGCCTGAGACGATCACCGCCGCCGTGCGCAAGATCCACCAGTACGCGATCATGTCCGCGCCGACGATGAGCCAGCACGCCGCGCTGGCAGCGTTGCAGATACCGGAGGCCGAGGCCGAGGTCAAGCGCATGATTGCGGAGTACGATCGACGGCGGCAGGTGATCGTCAGCGGCTTCAACCGCATTGGGCTGCCGACGTTCGAGCCGCAGGGCGCGTTCTATGCATTTCCACGTGTCGATCACCTGGGACTGACCAGCGAGGAGTTTGCCGAGCGGCTGCTGACCGAGCAGCATGTGGCCGTGATCCCCGGCGATGCGTTCGGGCCAAGCGGCAGGGGCTTCGTCCGCGCCTGCTACGCCACGTCGATGGATCAGATCGAGGAGGCGCTCGACCGAATCGAGCGCTTTGTCAGCGTGCTGGCGTAG
- a CDS encoding carboxypeptidase regulatory-like domain-containing protein, which yields MRRRILLIVVCVALLAGAYLITTDHPRIWPYRHAAQYLLLQRLGRVRPPDATQRGTLRGVVRSSFGQPIAGATVLVAAADGTPFAAESDAQGRYVLADVPADSYIPVAGAPGFEDVAVRTLLGISVAAGSTTPLDLTLRPRPPADVTPPTDVILGDPQGWHVEKPLAASAIRRQISFRADDRSNQLTFLYTPDDGATTPLPTLLAVYPGPADTWESVSLPLAQAGYAVIAVGPEYALDLEADVDDLERVIDLAKAGRLPRADGSRIGVLAGSYSGLHVLRLAVRAPGTIDSALLLGPPTDLFELRRQFEAGTFSPPFGLDQALIALGLPSRVPERYWRYSARYHARDIDIPLMLIHSKEDEVVPFTQSQLLADELRRLGKPHELSILEGMGHYLLATEYTPAIGDLFNTTTDFFARTLRSD from the coding sequence ATGCGTCGTCGTATTCTGCTGATCGTCGTCTGCGTGGCGCTCCTTGCGGGCGCGTACCTGATCACGACCGACCATCCGCGTATCTGGCCGTACCGCCACGCGGCGCAATACCTGCTGCTCCAGCGCCTTGGCCGGGTTCGACCGCCCGACGCCACACAGCGCGGCACGCTGCGCGGCGTGGTGCGCTCCTCGTTCGGCCAGCCGATCGCCGGAGCGACGGTGCTGGTTGCCGCCGCCGACGGCACGCCCTTCGCCGCCGAAAGCGACGCGCAGGGCCGCTATGTGCTGGCTGATGTCCCCGCCGACAGCTATATTCCGGTCGCGGGCGCTCCCGGCTTCGAGGACGTGGCTGTGCGTACGCTGCTGGGGATCAGCGTGGCCGCCGGAAGCACCACGCCGCTGGATCTCACGCTTCGTCCGCGACCGCCTGCCGATGTCACGCCGCCGACGGATGTCATACTGGGCGATCCGCAGGGCTGGCACGTCGAAAAGCCGCTGGCCGCCAGCGCGATCCGGCGGCAGATCAGCTTTCGCGCCGATGATCGATCGAATCAACTGACGTTCTTGTACACGCCCGACGACGGCGCGACCACGCCGCTGCCGACGCTGCTGGCGGTCTATCCCGGCCCCGCCGACACCTGGGAGAGCGTGTCGCTGCCGCTGGCGCAGGCGGGCTATGCCGTGATCGCGGTCGGGCCGGAGTACGCGCTCGATCTCGAAGCCGATGTCGACGATCTGGAGCGGGTGATCGATCTCGCCAAAGCGGGGCGGCTGCCGCGCGCCGACGGCTCGCGCATCGGTGTGCTGGCTGGCTCGTACAGCGGGCTGCATGTGCTGCGTCTGGCGGTGCGCGCGCCGGGCACGATCGACTCGGCGCTGCTGCTCGGCCCGCCGACCGATCTCTTCGAGCTGCGGCGGCAGTTCGAGGCGGGCACGTTCTCGCCGCCGTTCGGCCTCGATCAGGCGCTGATCGCGCTGGGGCTGCCCAGCAGGGTGCCGGAGCGCTACTGGCGCTACTCGGCGCGCTACCACGCCCGCGACATCGACATACCGCTGATGCTGATCCACTCCAAGGAGGACGAGGTGGTGCCCTTCACCCAGTCGCAGCTCCTGGCCGACGAGCTGCGGCGGCTCGGTAAGCCGCATGAGCTGAGTATTTTGGAGGGCATGGGCCACTACCTGCTGGCGACCGAGTACACGCCCGCGATCGGCGATCTGTTCAACACGACGACCGATTTTTTTGCCCGCACGCTGCGCTCGGATTGA
- a CDS encoding acyl-CoA carboxylase subunit beta, with amino-acid sequence MTKTTQQKIEELRERRKLAATTDPEAAKKQHARGKQTARERIDMLLDPGSFVELDALAVHRSHNFGLNRVHPLGDGVITGHGTIDGRPVCVFSQDFTVFGGSLGEVFAEKIVKVMDLALRMGVPCIGINDSGGARIQEGVVALGGYAEIFYRNVISSGVIPQLSIIAGPCAGGAVYSPAITDFILMVKGTSQMFITGPEVIKSVTGEEVGFEELGGAMTHNSRSGVAHFAAEDEAECFDQLRTLLSFLPANNMEDPPYVPPTDDPERTDEELQSIVPDSPKKPYDMHQVIASVVDDGFFCEVQPFWAQNLLIGFARLDGHVIGVVGNQPLAMAGTLDIDASIKGARFVRFCDAFNIPLVTFVDVPGFLPGTQQEYGGIIRHGAKLLYAYCEATVPKLTVITRKAYGGAYDVMASKHIRADFNFAWPTAEIAVMGVDAAVKIIFRKELAHAPDPEARLAELVDDYQQRFANPYVAEERGYIDQVIEPRETRPALIKALRLSRTKRQSLPPRKHGNIPL; translated from the coding sequence GTGACCAAGACGACTCAGCAAAAGATTGAAGAGCTTCGGGAGCGGCGCAAGCTTGCGGCCACGACCGACCCTGAGGCTGCCAAGAAGCAACATGCGCGCGGCAAGCAGACCGCCCGCGAGCGGATCGATATGCTGCTCGATCCGGGCTCGTTCGTCGAGCTGGATGCGCTCGCCGTGCATCGCTCGCATAACTTTGGCCTGAACCGGGTGCATCCGCTCGGCGACGGCGTGATCACCGGCCACGGCACGATCGATGGACGCCCGGTGTGTGTCTTTTCGCAGGATTTTACGGTCTTCGGCGGCTCGCTCGGCGAGGTCTTTGCCGAAAAGATCGTCAAAGTGATGGATCTGGCGCTGCGCATGGGCGTGCCCTGCATCGGCATCAACGATTCGGGCGGCGCGCGGATTCAGGAGGGCGTGGTCGCGCTGGGCGGCTACGCCGAGATCTTCTACCGCAACGTGATCTCGTCGGGCGTGATCCCGCAGCTCTCGATCATCGCGGGGCCGTGCGCTGGCGGCGCGGTCTACTCGCCCGCGATCACCGATTTTATCCTGATGGTCAAAGGCACCTCGCAGATGTTCATCACCGGCCCTGAGGTGATCAAAAGCGTCACCGGCGAGGAGGTGGGCTTCGAGGAGCTGGGCGGCGCGATGACCCACAACAGCCGCTCCGGCGTCGCGCACTTCGCCGCCGAGGACGAGGCCGAGTGCTTCGACCAGCTGCGTACGCTGCTGTCGTTCTTGCCCGCCAACAACATGGAAGATCCGCCCTACGTGCCGCCCACGGACGATCCCGAACGGACGGATGAGGAATTGCAATCGATCGTTCCCGACTCGCCCAAGAAGCCGTATGATATGCATCAGGTGATCGCCAGCGTGGTGGACGACGGCTTTTTCTGCGAGGTGCAGCCGTTCTGGGCGCAAAATCTGCTGATCGGCTTTGCGCGGCTGGATGGACATGTGATCGGCGTGGTCGGCAATCAGCCGCTGGCGATGGCCGGCACGCTCGACATCGACGCCTCGATCAAAGGCGCGCGCTTCGTCCGCTTCTGCGATGCGTTCAATATTCCGCTGGTGACGTTCGTGGATGTGCCGGGCTTTCTGCCGGGCACGCAGCAGGAGTACGGCGGGATCATCCGCCACGGCGCGAAGCTGCTCTACGCCTACTGCGAGGCGACCGTGCCGAAGCTGACGGTGATTACCCGCAAGGCGTACGGCGGCGCGTACGATGTGATGGCCTCGAAGCATATTCGCGCCGACTTCAACTTTGCCTGGCCCACGGCGGAGATCGCGGTGATGGGCGTGGACGCGGCGGTTAAGATCATCTTCCGCAAGGAGTTGGCCCACGCGCCCGACCCTGAGGCCCGGCTGGCGGAGCTGGTCGACGACTACCAGCAGCGCTTCGCCAACCCGTATGTCGCCGAGGAGCGCGGCTATATCGATCAGGTGATCGAGCCGCGCGAGACGCGGCCAGCGCTGATCAAGGCGCTCAGGCTGTCGCGGACGAAGCGGCAAAGTCTGCCGCCACGCAAGCATGGCAACATTCCGCTGTAG
- a CDS encoding DJ-1/PfpI family protein, whose amino-acid sequence MSQPRNVAILIFDEVEVLDFCGPFEVFAVTGRSREAAPFNVYTVAERLEPVLARNGLSINPRYSIADCPQPDLLIVPGGLGARREMYNPALIEWIRQRAAPAELVLSVCTGALLLAKARLLDNLTATTHHVAFDLLREAAPETEVREDQRFVDNGKVITSAGISAGIDMSLHVVARLLGRDAAQETARQMEYRWQPDA is encoded by the coding sequence GCAACGTAGCAATATTGATCTTCGACGAGGTCGAGGTCTTGGATTTTTGCGGGCCGTTCGAGGTCTTTGCCGTCACCGGGCGGTCGCGTGAGGCAGCGCCCTTCAATGTGTATACCGTCGCGGAGCGGCTGGAGCCGGTGCTGGCGCGCAACGGGCTGAGCATCAATCCGCGCTACTCGATCGCCGATTGCCCGCAGCCGGATCTGCTGATTGTGCCAGGCGGCCTCGGCGCGCGCAGAGAGATGTATAATCCGGCGCTTATCGAGTGGATCAGGCAGCGCGCGGCACCGGCAGAGCTGGTGCTTTCGGTGTGTACGGGCGCGCTGCTGCTGGCAAAAGCCAGGCTGCTGGATAACCTCACAGCAACAACACATCACGTCGCGTTCGATCTGCTGCGGGAGGCCGCGCCGGAGACGGAGGTTCGCGAAGATCAGCGCTTTGTGGACAACGGCAAGGTGATCACCTCAGCCGGGATCTCGGCGGGCATCGATATGTCGCTGCATGTGGTCGCGCGGCTGCTGGGGCGGGATGCGGCTCAGGAGACGGCACGCCAGATGGAATATCGCTGGCAGCCGGATGCATGA
- the selA gene encoding L-seryl-tRNA(Sec) selenium transferase: MSNTAHRALPSVDRLVRAVEEQINGTLPHAEVVQVARMVLDTARRTIAQGEAAPSFDELAGQVRETVARLTQPSLRPLINATGVIVQTNLGRAPLSAAALSAMQAVGRGYSNLEYDLAAGARGSRYHHLTELLARLTGAEAALAVNNNAAAVLLTLTCFCAGKEVIISRGQAVEIGGGFRIPDVLRQSGARLVEVGTTNRTYTHDYAAAITPDTAAILTVHRSNFRVVGFTHEPHEMELHHLAHEAGVLWIDDWGSGSLLRPEHYGLAAEDTIQDRVAAGCDLVCFSGDKLLGGPQAGLIVGAAELIGRLRKHPLLRALRVDKLTIAALEATLLSYLRGRAEEEIPVWQMISAPLESLHSRAVTIVERLRGQGLAAVEARACESAVGGGSLPGATLPGWAVAISALPDPLHARLRGGDPVVVGRIADDRLLLDLRTVLPDQDDALIQALLAALHEESRRS, encoded by the coding sequence ATGAGCAACACAGCACATCGTGCCCTACCATCGGTCGACCGGCTGGTCCGCGCGGTCGAAGAGCAGATCAATGGGACGCTGCCTCACGCCGAGGTGGTCCAGGTCGCACGGATGGTGCTAGACACGGCCCGCCGCACGATCGCGCAGGGCGAGGCCGCCCCGTCGTTCGATGAGCTTGCCGGGCAGGTGCGTGAGACAGTCGCGCGCCTGACTCAGCCGAGCCTGCGCCCGCTGATCAACGCGACCGGCGTGATCGTGCAGACCAACCTGGGACGCGCGCCGCTGAGCGCGGCGGCGCTATCGGCGATGCAGGCGGTCGGGCGGGGCTACTCTAACCTGGAGTACGATCTGGCTGCCGGTGCGCGCGGCTCGCGCTACCATCACCTGACCGAGCTGCTGGCGCGGCTGACGGGCGCGGAGGCTGCGCTGGCGGTCAACAATAACGCCGCTGCCGTGCTGCTGACGTTGACCTGCTTCTGCGCGGGGAAAGAGGTGATCATCTCACGCGGTCAGGCCGTCGAGATCGGCGGCGGCTTCCGCATCCCCGATGTGCTACGCCAGAGCGGCGCGCGGCTGGTCGAGGTAGGCACGACCAATCGCACCTACACCCACGACTATGCCGCCGCGATCACGCCCGACACGGCGGCGATCCTCACAGTGCATCGCTCCAACTTCCGCGTCGTGGGCTTTACTCACGAGCCGCACGAGATGGAGCTGCATCATCTTGCGCACGAGGCGGGCGTGCTGTGGATCGACGACTGGGGCTCTGGCTCGCTGCTGCGGCCTGAGCACTACGGCCTGGCTGCCGAAGACACGATCCAGGATCGCGTCGCTGCGGGCTGCGATCTCGTCTGCTTCTCCGGCGATAAGCTGCTGGGCGGGCCGCAGGCTGGCCTGATCGTCGGCGCTGCGGAGCTGATCGGTCGGCTGCGGAAGCATCCGCTGCTGCGCGCGCTGCGTGTGGACAAGCTGACGATCGCGGCGCTTGAGGCGACGCTGCTAAGCTACCTGCGCGGACGAGCCGAGGAGGAGATTCCGGTCTGGCAGATGATCAGCGCGCCGCTCGAATCGCTCCACAGCCGGGCCGTGACGATCGTCGAGCGGCTGCGCGGGCAGGGCCTCGCTGCGGTCGAGGCACGCGCCTGCGAGAGCGCGGTGGGGGGCGGCTCGCTGCCGGGCGCGACGCTGCCGGGCTGGGCGGTGGCGATCAGCGCGCTGCCAGATCCGCTCCACGCGCGGCTCAGAGGTGGCGATCCCGTCGTCGTGGGCCGCATCGCCGACGATCGTCTGCTGCTCGATCTGCGCACGGTCTTGCCTGATCAGGACGATGCGCTGATCCAGGCGCTTCTGGCAGCCCTGCATGAGGAGTCACGACGCTCATGA